In Erigeron canadensis isolate Cc75 chromosome 6, C_canadensis_v1, whole genome shotgun sequence, the following are encoded in one genomic region:
- the LOC122604831 gene encoding RING-H2 finger protein ATL70-like → MSNNPTDSGDSYSDPGKTQGSIIYVLGVSVALIVLIIIVFYVSYKCRRNIRFGLPPADPEDDHEDQQPMRLSDGLDEDVLMTFPSYVYSDDMMMMPHNSSSHDDDTNNTHGSGNCSICLADYKPSVDVVRLLPKCDHLFHRKCIDTWLRVHPTCPVCRNSPLPDRLANMTRPLSHSVLDIRLDG, encoded by the coding sequence ATGAGCAATAACCCAACAGACTCCGGAGATTCATACAGCGACCCCGGAAAAACACAAGGAAGCATCATCTACGTCCTCGGTGTCTCTGTTGCCCTTATTGTCCTCATTATAATCGTATTTTACGTTTCTTACAAGTGCCGGCGCAACATAAGGTTTGGATTGCCACCAGCTGATCCTGAAGATGATCATGAAGACCAACAACCTATGAGACTCTCAGACGGGCTTGACGAGGATGTTCTAATGACTTTCCCATCCTATGTTTACTCGGACGATATGATGATGATGCCTCATAATAGTAGTAGTCATGATGATGACACCAATAATACCCATGGGTCGGGTAATTGCTCTATTTGTTTGGCGGATTATAAGCCTTCAGTTGATGTTGTTCGGTTATTGCCAAAATGTGATCACTTGTTTCATCGTAAGTGTATAGACACATGGTTACGGGTTCATCCTACTTGTCCTGTTTGCCGAAATTCACCTCTGCCAGACCGGCTTGCAAATATGACCCGGCCGTTGTCTCATTCAGTATTGGATATTAGATTGGACGGATAG